The following proteins are encoded in a genomic region of Maribacter hydrothermalis:
- a CDS encoding S10 family peptidase — MKKILQLTICLVTTITIAQSRTLPIDTVITTQHNATINGATFSYTAQTGTQPVWDENAKPIASLHYTYYTRNNIKDRAARPLLISFNGGPGSGSVWMHLAYTGPRVLKIDEEGYPVQPYGVNENPFSVLDIADIVYVNPANTGYSRTIPESGDEVDRKKFFGINADIAYLAEWLNTFVTRNNRWSSPKYLIGESYGGPRVMGLSLELQNKQWMYLNGVILVSPADYKIIRNEGPVAEAINLPYYTAAAWHHKALPAELQGKDLLDILPESEDYTINTLIPALAKGGFISSQEKASIAQKMSYYSGLETKDIIDQNLSVPASFFWKNLLKDKGGYTVGRLDSRYMGIDKQLLGMRPDYNSELTSWLHSFTPAINYYLQEELKFKTDVKYNMFGPVHPWDNSDENTREDLRQAMAQNPYLNVLVQSGYYDGATTYFNAKYLMWQVDPSGRMKDRFSFKGYRSGHMMYLRREDLKTANDDIRDFIKTTFNAGKSAKY, encoded by the coding sequence ATGAAAAAAATTTTACAACTTACAATTTGCTTGGTAACCACCATTACCATAGCACAATCCAGAACATTACCCATTGATACAGTTATTACAACGCAGCATAATGCTACAATTAATGGAGCCACTTTTTCTTATACGGCACAAACGGGAACACAACCAGTTTGGGATGAGAATGCAAAGCCTATTGCCTCTTTACATTATACGTATTATACAAGAAATAATATAAAAGACCGTGCCGCAAGACCACTTTTAATTTCTTTTAACGGCGGGCCTGGATCTGGCTCTGTTTGGATGCACCTTGCCTATACTGGACCTAGAGTATTAAAGATTGATGAGGAAGGATATCCTGTACAACCCTATGGTGTAAACGAAAATCCTTTTTCAGTTTTAGATATTGCTGACATTGTTTATGTAAATCCTGCAAATACAGGCTATTCCAGAACTATTCCTGAATCTGGAGATGAAGTAGATCGTAAAAAATTCTTTGGAATCAATGCCGATATTGCATATTTAGCAGAATGGTTAAATACCTTTGTAACAAGAAACAATCGGTGGAGTTCACCAAAATATTTAATTGGTGAAAGTTATGGTGGTCCAAGAGTTATGGGGCTGTCCTTAGAACTTCAGAATAAGCAATGGATGTATTTAAATGGTGTAATTTTAGTATCGCCGGCCGATTATAAAATTATACGAAACGAAGGGCCCGTAGCCGAGGCTATCAATCTTCCTTATTATACTGCTGCAGCATGGCATCATAAAGCATTACCAGCAGAATTACAAGGGAAAGACCTTTTGGATATCCTCCCCGAATCCGAAGATTATACCATTAACACCTTGATTCCTGCATTGGCCAAAGGAGGGTTTATATCCAGTCAAGAAAAAGCTTCCATTGCTCAAAAGATGTCTTATTACTCTGGTTTGGAAACGAAAGACATCATTGATCAGAACCTTTCAGTGCCAGCGTCATTTTTTTGGAAGAATTTATTGAAAGATAAGGGCGGATATACTGTAGGGAGGTTAGATTCAAGATATATGGGCATTGACAAACAACTTTTAGGCATGCGTCCCGATTATAATTCTGAGCTGACCTCGTGGTTACATAGTTTTACCCCAGCAATAAACTATTACTTGCAAGAAGAACTTAAATTTAAGACCGATGTAAAATATAATATGTTTGGTCCAGTACATCCTTGGGATAACTCTGACGAGAATACTCGCGAAGATCTTCGCCAGGCTATGGCTCAAAATCCGTATTTAAATGTTTTGGTACAATCTGGTTATTATGATGGGGCTACCACCTATTTTAATGCTAAATATTTAATGTGGCAAGTAGATCCGAGTGGTAGAATGAAAGATAGATTTAGCTTTAAAGGCTACCGTTCTGGTCATATGATGTA